The region ATGATCTCATTTGTGCGATGGCTTTGGGCATTGAAGTGCATTTGTACTGCCGTTTCGGCATTTTGTTCGAGCCGACGAACATGGTGCACCACCCGTTCAATGTGCTCAAGCACATCACGACTGCGCACTTGCAGCATGTCGCGCGCATGCTGGCCCAGAAAACTACTCGATTCTGGTTGCGCTTTCAAGGCCTCCAGCCAGTCTTGCATGGCGCTACGCTGGTCTTCGCAAATTTCGTCAAGCTGGTGCAGGGCCAATCGGGCATCCAGCAGCGCATTCCAGTTGCTGAAACGTGTTTTGGGGTTCAGTAGCTCAGCTTGCCAATGGTCAAGCTGCTGGCTGAGCTCTCGGCGCAAGGCCAGGAAGCTGTCGACCATGTAATTGACGATGCGCAGCATCAGATCGGATGGGTCGACGGCGATGCCGCGCGCGCCAGTAGAGCGGTTGTCGCTGGTGTTTTCATCCGGCTGAGTGGGTGTTTTATCACTGCCGATGTCCAGCAAACGCTGGACATATGCATCACGCGTGCTGACATCTTGCGGATGCACACTCAGCAGAATGCGGTCAAACACCACAAAACCGACGGGACTGGTGTCAATCCGTCGCAAAATCGGCGGCCCGCCCCTTGGGCCAACCGATAAGCCCTGAACCTCTGTGGGAAGGCTGTCAGGGTTGCGTGTACTCAGGCGGCGAAACACCAGCAGGTCATATTGAGAGGTGTAGTCATAGCGGGATGGCAATTGCACATTGAGCAAATCCGATATGTGCAAGTCAACCATTTGCAAGCCACACAGGCGTTGCAGTGCGGCTTGAACATGGGGGTGCAACTGAGCCAATTCTTCACGGGTACACGCCAGCCACAGGTAGCCATGATCCGGTAGTGACACGCTGCTGAGCGCCTGTTGCGGCGCATCAGCCTTCAGCTCTCTGACCTGACTACCTTGAATGGAGAGAAATCGCATACATTGACGGCACTATAAATTTATAAGAAATAAGCCTCTAGTGCTTGTCAAGTAAGCGTGAGAAGCTCTCATTTTAGGAGAAGTCTGGCAGCGTCACGGGCAAAGTAGGTCAGAATGCCATCGGCACCTGCGCGTTTAAAGGCCAATAGGCTTTCGAGCATAACTGCGTCATGATCGAGCCAGCCATTTTGTGCGGCTGCTTTGAGCATGGCGTATTCACCTGATACTTGGTAGGCGAAGGTTGGGACTTTGAATTCGTCTTTGACGCGGCGCACCACGTCCAGATAGGGCATGCCAGGCTTGACCATGACCATGTCAGCTCCCTCGGCAATGTCCAGGGCCACCTCGCGCAAGGCCTCATTGCTGTTGCCAGGATCCATCTGGTAAACCTTTTTATTGCTTTTTCCCAGGTTGCTGGAAGAGCCCACGGCATCGCGAAATGGGCCGTAGAACGCACTGGCATATTTGGCGCTGTAGGCCATGATGCGGGTGTGGATAAAGTGGTTGGCTTCCAGTGCGTGACGGATGGCACCAATGCGACCGTCCATCATGTCGCTTGGGGCGACGATATCGGCACCCGCGCCAGCTTGCGTGAGTGCCTGTTTGACCAGAATTTCCACGGTAGCATCGTTCATGATGTAGCCGTCCTCTTCAGGGCGAGGGTCTGGCAGACCATCCTGACCGTGGCTGGTGAAGGGGTCGAGTGCCACGTCACACATGATGCCGAGCTCGGGAAATGCTTTTTTCAGTGTCTGTACTACGCGAGGTACCAGCCCATCGGGGTTGAGGGCTTCGCGGCCATCGTAGGTTTTGAGTGACTGGTCAATCACTGGGAACAATGCCATCACCGGAATGCCCAGTTTGACGCAATCTTCGGCTACGGGCAGCAGCAAATCCAGACTCAGGCGCTCTACACCCGGCATGGATGAAACCGCTTGGCGCTGTTGTGTGCCATCCACCACAAATACGGGGTAAATCAGATCATGCGGAGTCAATGTGTTTTCACGCACCAGATTGCGGGTAAATGTGTCGCGGCGTAGACGGCGCGGACGGCCCATGGGGTAATTGGCAAAGTGTGTCATTGGGAGTCTTTCATGTAAAGTTTTGTCATCGTAAAGACATTTTTTTATGCAATATTTGCAAACGGCAAATTTTTTTGGTAAATTACGCCCCGAGCAGTTTACTGCTCCCCGCTTTTCCTCCCTGAGCGGGGCCTTGATGTGTGACAGCAAATAGGCTTACTACCCCAGCCCTTGTGCTGGGGTTTTTTTTGCCCAAAATTTTCAGGCTTAACTTAAACTGCCATCATGCTCTGGATCAAATCTCTTCACATCGTTTTCGTTGCCAGTTGGTTTGCTGGTTTGTTTTATTTGCCGCGCATTTTTGTCAATCTGGCCATGGTATCAACCGACTCCGTGGCTGAGCGGGAGCGTTTGCTGCTTATGGCACGCAAACTGTTGCGCTTCATGACGGTGATTGCCGTTCCCGCAGTGGCCCTGGGGGCGTGGCTGTGGCTGGGCTATGGAATTGGCTGGGGACCGGGTAACGGATGGATGCATGCCAAACTTTTTGGGGTGTTGTTGGTAATTGGCTACCACCACGCCTGCAGCTTGATGCTGAAAGAGTTTGTACGGGGAGATCAGCACCATAGTCATGTGTGGTACCGCTGGTTCAATGAAGCCCCTGTGATCTTGATGCTGATCATCGTGTGCCTGGTGGTACTCAAACCTTTCTGACAATGTTGTATGCCGATGCATAAAACTTCGGCATGGCCCTTGGCATGGGTCTATTTGGGGCTGATTCTTTATGCCAGTCTCTATCCGTTCGCTTTTTGGCGCGACCAAGGGATAGATCCTTGGTGGTTTTTGATGACACCGCTGCCCAAATATTGGACTGGTTTTGATGTGGTGTCGAACGTGTTGGGCTACATGCCTTTTGGATTTCTTTTGGCTTTGAGCGCATTGCGTACCGGGCGTGAGCCCTACGCATTGCCCTTGGCGGTGTTGGCTGCTTTGTTGCTGTCGCTGGTCATGGAAACGTTGCAGGTCTATTTGCCTGATCGGGTGCCTTCCAATCTGGATTTGCTGCTGAACGTGTTGGGTGGCGCATTGGGCGCGGGCAGCGCCTGGAGTTTGGAGCAGTTAGGTGTGTTGCAGCGCTGGAGTCGTTTTCGGGCGCAGTGGTTTGTAGCGGACGCGCGTGGTGGTTTGGTGTTATTGGCTCTGTGGCCACTGGCATTGCTGTTTCCGGCGGTGGTGCCGTTTGGCTTGGGGCAAGTGATGGAGAGGCTGGAGTTGGCCTTGGCCGAGCTGCTTGTCAACAGCCCGCTGCTTGAGTGGTTGCCGATGCGTGAACTTGAGTTGCAGCCCATGCTGCCAGCAGTCGAGTGGTCAAGCGTGCTGCTGGGGTTGTTGATCCCCTGTTTATTGGGGTTTTGTATCATCCCCTCCAGACCTAAGCGTATATGGTTTTTGGGTTGGGTGTTGTTTTTGGGGGTGGTTACCACGGCGCTCAGCAGTGCCCTGAGTTTTGGCCCGGAATACGCTTGGGTGTGGTTGAGTACGCCGGTTAAAGCGGCGCTGGTGTGTGTGGTGGTGCTTTCTTTAACCTTCATATGGGTGCCGTGCCGTGCCAGTGCAGCCTTGGCCTTGTTGGCTTTGGGGGTGGATTTAAGTTTGATTAATCAGACTCCCATTAGTCCTTATTTTGAGCAGACACTGTTCTCCTGGGAGCAGGGTCAATTCATCCGGTTTCATGGCTTGGCCCAATGGTTAGGTTGGCTGTGGCCTTTCTTCGCGCTGGTGTATGTGATGAGTTTGTTGTGGGGTAAAGAGGTAAAAAACTAGAATTGTCGAGATGAATGACTCCACGACTACGCCCTTAGCAGGCAGCACGCCTGCTGTTATCCCCGCCAGTTACTACCAGCGGCATATCTTTTTTTGTTTGAACGAGCGCTCCAACGGAGAAGACTGCTGTGCTCGGCATGATGCTCAGGCGGCCTTTGACCGTTGCAAAGCTCAAGTCAAGGCTGCAGGTTTGGCGGGGGCTGGGCAGGTACGGGTGAACAAAGCCGGATGTCTGGATCGTTGTGCAGCTGGCCCGGTCGCTGTGGTGTATCCCGAAGCAGTTTGGTACAGCTATGTGGACAGCAGCGACATTGATGAAATTGTGGAGTCCCACCTGAAAAATGGTCAGGTGGTGCAGCGCCTGTTGACCCCCGCACATCTGGGGCGCTAGTTTTATGGGGTTTTTAGTAATTTAGCCCCTGTAATTAAAGCACTGGTAGCTATAAATTAAATAGCATTGATTTCGCGATCTGCCAAGAAGATCGAACCAGCATTTTCATGAAAAAAATATTTTTATCTCTGGCAGTGATCATTTGCCTGTCCGCTGCATCACAACCTGTGCAGCCGCCCGAAATTGCGGCACGTTCTTATCTGCTGTTGGATGTCACTGCCAATCAAATCTTGGCGGAAAAAGGCATTGATACCCCGGTCGAGCCTGCTTCGTTGACCAAACTGATGACAGCTTATTTGGTGTTTGATGCTTTGCGCAACAAAAAAATAGACCTTCATCAAACCCTTTCAGTCAGCGAGCGGGCCTGGAAGATGCCGGGTTCACGCATGTTTATTGATCCTAAGATGAAAGTGCAGGTAGAGGACTTGATCAAAGGCATGATTGTTCAAAGTGGCAACGATGCGACCGTGGCGCTGGCCGAGGGGGTGGGAGGGTCGGTGGAGCGGTTTGTCCAGTTGATGAACGATCAGGCCAAGGCGCTGGGCATGAAATCTACCGGTTATAAAAATCCAGAGGGTTTGACGGAGGCCGGACACACCACCACTGCGCGTGATCTGAGTGTGTTGGCAACCCGGTTGATGCAGGATTTTCCTGATTACGTGACCTATTACGCCATCAAAAAATACCGTTATGAAGGTGCGCCAACCGCTAATGACAGCAACCGCAATTTGCTGCTGTTTCGTGATCCCACAGTGGATGGCCTGAAAACCGGGCACACCGATGCTGCTGGGTATTGCCTGATTGCTACCGCCAAGCGTGAAGTGCCGGGCTTGGGGCATGCGGGGGCTTCTGCTGGCGTGGGTAGCCGACGTCTGTTGTCTATTGTGCTGGGAACCGCCAGTGAAAATGCCCGTGCCAACGAATCTCAGAAGTTGTTGAACTGGGGCTACACCGCCTATGAAGCAGTGAAGTTGTTTGATGCCAATCAGGCCGTGGTGACACCGCAGGTCTGGAAGGGTCGAGCAGCTACGGTGGCCTTGGGGCAATCTCGGGCCATTGTGGTGGCTGTGCCTGCAGGATATGGCTCCAAACTCACCACACAAGTGGCACGCCCAGAGCCTTTGGTGGCTCCGTTTGCCAAGGGGCAACAAGTCGGTGTGCTGAAGATCAGTAGCGCCGGACAAGCCTTGGCTGAAGTCCCTTTGGTGGCTTTAGAGGGGGTGGAGCAGGCTAACGTGCTGGGGCGCGCTTGGGATGCTTTGCGGCTGTGGATCAAATAAATTGTGTTTTGGCTGGTGAACTGATATAGTCACGGGCTTTTCGGAATTTCCGAAGAGTTTCACGTTTTCGTCGTTTTTTGTTTTTCAAACGTTTAGGGACGTTTAGTTTTTAGGAGGCTCAATGCCAACCATCAATCAATTAATCCGTCAGGGGCGCGCGGTTGAAACCGTCAAGTCCAAGAGCCCTGCGATGGAAAATTCCCCCCAACGTCGTGGTGTTTGCACCCGCGTTTACACCACAACCCCGAAAAAGCCAAACTCGGCTTTGCGTAAAGTTGCCAAAGTGCGCTTAACTAACGGGTTTGAGGTGATTTCTTACATTGGCGGTGAAGGTCACAACTTGCAGGAACACAGCGTGGTGCTGGTTCGCGGTGGTCGTGTCAAGGACTTGCCGGGTGTGCGTTACCACATCGTGCGTGGTTCGCTTGACTTGCAAGGCGTGAAAGATCGCAAGCAGTCACGTTCCAAATACGGTGCAAAACGTCCCAAAGCCAAATAAGCTGTTGGTTTGTTTGAATCAAAGGTGTTTGTTTGCTGCGTGGCGCAGGAGATAAACGAAGTGACCCAATGTTCGGGTCGAGTAAGTGAGAGACTTATTTTTAACTCTCGCGGTGTTTAATAGGCACCAACTGAAGCAATAGAGGTGAAAAATGCCACGTCGTCGCGAAGTCCCTAAACGTGAAATTCTGCCGGACCCAAAATTCGGCAATGTTGAGCTGTCCAAATTCATGAACGTGATCATGGAAGGCGGCAAAAAAGCGGTTGCTGAACGCATCATTTATGGTGCGTTGGAGCAAATCGAAAAGAAAAACCCGGGCAAAGACCCTGTTGAAGCCTTCACATTGGCCATCAACAACGTCAAACCCCTGGTAGAAGTGAAGTCTCGCCGTGTGGGTGGTGCCAACTACCAAGTGCCGGTTGAAGTTCGTCCGGTGCGTCGCTTGGCCCTAAGCATGCGCTGGATCAAGGAGGCTGCCCGCAAGCGTGGCGAAAAATCCATGGCTCTGCGTTTGGCCAATGAGTTGATGGAGGCCACTGAAGGCCGTGGTGGTGCCATGAAAAAGCGTGATGAAGTTCACCGCATGGCAGAAGCCAACAAGGCGTTCTCGCACTTCCGTTTCTAAAACGCATTAAACAACCCTCAGATGGTCTGGGGGTTGTGTATCGGACTGCATATGTAGGCCGTCACTCTCAAGACACAGATCACCTAAGGATCCATCATGGCTCGCCATACCCCCATTGAGCGCTACCGCAATATCGGCATTTCAGCGCACATCGACGCCGGTAAAACCACTACTACCGAACGTATTCTTTTCTACACTGGTGTGAACCACAAGATCGGTGAAGTGCACGATGGTGCAGCCACCATGGACTGGATGGAGCAAGAGCAAGAGCGTGGTATCACCATTACATCTGCTGCGACCACCTGTTTCTGGAAGGGTATGGAAGCTAATTTTGCTGAACACCGTATCAACATCATTGATACGCCCGGTCACGTGGACTTCACGATTGAGGTTGAGCGTTCCATGCGTGTGCTGGATGGTGCTTGCATGGTTTATTGCGCAGTGGGCGGTGTGCAGCCCCAGTCTGAAACTGTTTGGCGTCAAGCTAACAAGTACAAGGTACCTCGCTTGGCCTTTGTGAATAAGATGGATCGCACGGGTGCCAACTTTTTCAAGGTGGTTGATCAGATGAAGTTGCGTCTGAAGGCCAATCCAGTGCCAATCGTTATCCCGATCGGTGCTGAAGAAAATTTCACCGGTGTGATTGACCTGCGCAAGATGAAGGCCATCATTTGGGATGAGGCATCTCAAGGCATGAAGTTTACTTTTGAAGAAATTCCTGCTGATTTGCTGGCACAGGCCAAAGAATGGCGTGAAAAAATGGTCGAGTCCGCAGCTGAAGCCACTGAGGAGTTGATGAATAAATACCTTGAAGAAGGTGATTTGTCTGAAGAGGAAATTACTTTTGGATTGCGTACACGTGCTATCGCCTGTGAAATACAGCCTATGCTGTGCGGTACTGCGTTCAAAAATAAGGGCGTGCAGCGCATGCTTGATGCCGTGATTGAACTCATGCCTTCGCCGTTGGATGTGCCTCCAGTGCCAGGTTTTGATGAGGATGAAAAAGAAGTTACTCGAAAAGCTGACGACAAGGAAAAGTTTTCTGCTTTGGCATTCAAGTTGATGACGGATCCGTTTGTGGGTCAATTGACCTTTGTGCGGGTTTATTCAGGTGTGTTGACCAAGGGTGACACGGTTTATAACCCTATTCGTGGCAAGAAAGAGCGTATTGGTCGAATCGTCCAAATGCATGCCAACAAGCGCGAAGAAGTAAGTGAGATTGTTGCAGGTGATATTGCTGCTTGTATCGGCTTGAAAGATGTGACTACAGGCGAAACTTTGTGTGACCCCAGTGCCATCATCATGCTTGAGCGCATGGTGTTCCCTGAGCCGGTGATTACCCAAGCAGTTGAACCTAAAACCAAGGCTGACCAGGAAAAAATGGGTATTGCCTTGCAGCGGTTGGCTCAAGAGGATCCTTCTTTCCGTGTGAAAACAGACGAAGAATCCGGTCAAACCTTGATTGGTGGTATGGGTGAACTGCACCTTGAAATCATTGTGGATCGCATGAAGCGTGAATTTGGGGTGGAAGCCAATGTAGGTAAACCGCAGGTCGCCTACCGCGAAACCATCCGCAAGACCATTGAAGATGCTGAAGGCAAGTTTGTCCGTCAGTCTGGTGGTAAAGGTCAATATGGTCACGTAGTCTTGAAAATTGAACCCAATGAAGCCGGTAAGGGCATTGAGTTCGTAGATGCCATCAAGGGTGGTGTGGTGCCTCGCGAGTACATCCCTGCGGTGGAAAAAGGTATCCATGAAGCTGTCACCCAAGGTGTGTTGGCGGGTTATCCTGTGGTGGATGTCAAAGTTACATTGCACTTTGGTTCATACCACGATGTGGACTCCAACGAATTGGCCTTCAAGATGGCAGCCATTTTTGGCTTCAAGGAAGGCTGTCGCAAGGCGGGCCCGGTGATTCTTGAGCCCATGATGTCCGTCGAGGTGGAAACGCCAGAGGATTACGCTGGTAACGTGATGGGTGATTTGTCTTCACGCCGCGGCATGGTTCAAGGCATGGATGACATGGTGGGTGGCGGCAAAGCCATTAAGGCAGAAGTTCCTCTGTCAGAAATGTTTGGTTACTCCACTACCCTGCGCTCGATGTCGCAAGGCCGTGCTACTTACACGATGGAATTCAAGCATTACACGGAAGCTCCGCGTAATGTGTCTGAAGCCATCATGGCTGCGCGTGCCAAGTAAAAATTGATTTGTCTGCGATTTCGCACCCTTGGCTGCCCGTGGTCAGGGATTTAGTGACGAACTGCAAACATTAAACCAATTCACGGGCAATGTTCATTTAAGGAATCGATATGGGAAAAGAAAAATTCACACGAACCAAGCCCCACGTGAACGTGGGCACCATTGGTCACGTTGACCATGGTAAAACCACCCTGACAGCCGCCATCACCACTGTGCTGGCAGCCAAGTTTGGTGGCTCGGCTAAAGCCTACGACCAAATCGACGCAGCGCCTGAAGAAAAAGCACGCGGCATCACCATCAATACTGCTCACGTGGAATACGAAACGGCCAACCGCCACTACGCCCACGTGGACTGCCCAGGCCACGCTGACTATGTGAAAAACATGATCACTGGTGCGGCTCAAATGGACGGTGCCATTCTGGTCTGCTCGGCGGCTGACGGCCCCATGCCTCAAACCCGTGAGCACATCCTCTTGGCTCGCCAAGTGGGCGTGCCCTATATCATCGTCTACTTGAACAAATGTGACATGGTGGACGATGCAGAACTGCTCGAACTCGTTGAAATGGAAGTGCGCGAACTCCTGGACAAGTATGACTTCCCAGGCGACGACACCCCCATCATCCATGGTTCTGCCAAACTCGCCATGGAAGGCGATAAAGGCGAACTCGGCGAAGGCTCCATCATGAAGCTCGCTGATGCACTCGACAGCTACATCCCTCTGCCAGAACGTGCAGTGGACGGTGCTTTCCTGATGCCTGTTGAAGATGTGTTCTCCATTTCTGGTCGCGGCACCGTGGTGACTGGCCGTGTTGAACGCGGTATCATCAAAGTTGGCGAAGAAATCGAAATCGTCGGCATTCATGACACCCAAAAAACCACCTGCACTGGCGTGGAAATGTTCCGCAAACTGCTCGACCAAGGTCAGGCAGGCGACAACGTAGGTATCTTGCTGCGCGGCACCAAACGCGAAGACGTGCAACGTGGTCAAGTGCTGTGCAAACCAGGCTCGATCAAGCCGCACACCCACTTCACCGGCGAAATCTACGTCTTGTCCAAAGACGAAGGCGGCCGTCACACGCCATTCTTCAACAACTACCGTCCTCAGTTCTACTTCCGTACCACCGATGTGACCGGTGCTATTGAGTTGCCAGAAGGCAAAGAAATGGTGATGCCTGGTGACAACGTGTCGATCACGGTGAAGTTGATTGCCCCAATCGCCATGGAAGAAGGTCTGCGCTTCGCAATTCGTGAAGGTGGCCGTACCGTGGGTGCGGGTGTGGTTGCTAAGGTGATTGCTTAAGGATCAAAAATGGCAACTAAACAAAAAATCCGTATCCGCCTGAAAGCGTTTGATTACAAGTTGATTGATCAATCTGCCGCAGAAATTGTCGATACAGCCAAGCGTACCGGCGCTATTGTCAAAGGCCCCGTGCCATTGCCAACACGCATGAAGCGTTTTGACATTCTGCGTTCACCTCACGTCAACAAGACGAGTCGTGATCAGTTCGAAATTCGCACGCACCAACGTCTGATGGACATTGTTGACCCAACAGATAAAACTGTTGATGCATTGATGAAGCTCGACTTGCCTGCTGGTGTGGATGTCGAAATCAAGTTGCAGTAAAAAAATGTGCTGAAAACCACATTCTGGTTTTTGGCGCCTCTTTGAGTAGGCATTTAACTTGTGCTTAGCTTGAGTTAAGCGTTATACTCGCAGGCTCTTCCCATGTGTCAATGCATGGGAAGAGTTTTATTAACAGTCTCTCACATTCAAACAGAATAGCCAATTGCAGTTGTTTTGGTGAGAGTTACGGAGAAAACAATGAGTCTTAGCAATCACTTAGGGTTGCTGGGGCGCAAAGTTGGCATGATGCGTTTGTTTACGGATGATGGGAATGCAATTCCCGTGACCGTGATTGATGTGTCTAACAACCGCGTGACCCAGGTCAAAACCCAAGAGAACGACGGCTATGTCGCTTTACAAGTGACATTTGGTGCGAGAAAAGTTTCTCGTGTCAACAAGCCAACAGCGGGGCATCTGGCTAAAGCAGGTGTTGAAGCTGGTGAAATTATTCGTGAATTC is a window of Rhodoferax lithotrophicus DNA encoding:
- a CDS encoding magnesium transporter CorA family protein produces the protein MRFLSIQGSQVRELKADAPQQALSSVSLPDHGYLWLACTREELAQLHPHVQAALQRLCGLQMVDLHISDLLNVQLPSRYDYTSQYDLLVFRRLSTRNPDSLPTEVQGLSVGPRGGPPILRRIDTSPVGFVVFDRILLSVHPQDVSTRDAYVQRLLDIGSDKTPTQPDENTSDNRSTGARGIAVDPSDLMLRIVNYMVDSFLALRRELSQQLDHWQAELLNPKTRFSNWNALLDARLALHQLDEICEDQRSAMQDWLEALKAQPESSSFLGQHARDMLQVRSRDVLEHIERVVHHVRRLEQNAETAVQMHFNAQSHRTNEIMRTLTVLTAIFLPLNLIAGIFGMNFEFIPLLHRSNGFWLAMVAMATTAGALVAFFWRKRYLERSAR
- the hemB gene encoding porphobilinogen synthase translates to MTHFANYPMGRPRRLRRDTFTRNLVRENTLTPHDLIYPVFVVDGTQQRQAVSSMPGVERLSLDLLLPVAEDCVKLGIPVMALFPVIDQSLKTYDGREALNPDGLVPRVVQTLKKAFPELGIMCDVALDPFTSHGQDGLPDPRPEEDGYIMNDATVEILVKQALTQAGAGADIVAPSDMMDGRIGAIRHALEANHFIHTRIMAYSAKYASAFYGPFRDAVGSSSNLGKSNKKVYQMDPGNSNEALREVALDIAEGADMVMVKPGMPYLDVVRRVKDEFKVPTFAYQVSGEYAMLKAAAQNGWLDHDAVMLESLLAFKRAGADGILTYFARDAARLLLK
- a CDS encoding CopD family protein — encoded protein: MLWIKSLHIVFVASWFAGLFYLPRIFVNLAMVSTDSVAERERLLLMARKLLRFMTVIAVPAVALGAWLWLGYGIGWGPGNGWMHAKLFGVLLVIGYHHACSLMLKEFVRGDQHHSHVWYRWFNEAPVILMLIIVCLVVLKPF
- a CDS encoding VanZ family protein — its product is MHKTSAWPLAWVYLGLILYASLYPFAFWRDQGIDPWWFLMTPLPKYWTGFDVVSNVLGYMPFGFLLALSALRTGREPYALPLAVLAALLLSLVMETLQVYLPDRVPSNLDLLLNVLGGALGAGSAWSLEQLGVLQRWSRFRAQWFVADARGGLVLLALWPLALLFPAVVPFGLGQVMERLELALAELLVNSPLLEWLPMRELELQPMLPAVEWSSVLLGLLIPCLLGFCIIPSRPKRIWFLGWVLFLGVVTTALSSALSFGPEYAWVWLSTPVKAALVCVVVLSLTFIWVPCRASAALALLALGVDLSLINQTPISPYFEQTLFSWEQGQFIRFHGLAQWLGWLWPFFALVYVMSLLWGKEVKN
- a CDS encoding (2Fe-2S) ferredoxin domain-containing protein codes for the protein MNDSTTTPLAGSTPAVIPASYYQRHIFFCLNERSNGEDCCARHDAQAAFDRCKAQVKAAGLAGAGQVRVNKAGCLDRCAAGPVAVVYPEAVWYSYVDSSDIDEIVESHLKNGQVVQRLLTPAHLGR
- a CDS encoding D-alanyl-D-alanine carboxypeptidase family protein — protein: MKKIFLSLAVIICLSAASQPVQPPEIAARSYLLLDVTANQILAEKGIDTPVEPASLTKLMTAYLVFDALRNKKIDLHQTLSVSERAWKMPGSRMFIDPKMKVQVEDLIKGMIVQSGNDATVALAEGVGGSVERFVQLMNDQAKALGMKSTGYKNPEGLTEAGHTTTARDLSVLATRLMQDFPDYVTYYAIKKYRYEGAPTANDSNRNLLLFRDPTVDGLKTGHTDAAGYCLIATAKREVPGLGHAGASAGVGSRRLLSIVLGTASENARANESQKLLNWGYTAYEAVKLFDANQAVVTPQVWKGRAATVALGQSRAIVVAVPAGYGSKLTTQVARPEPLVAPFAKGQQVGVLKISSAGQALAEVPLVALEGVEQANVLGRAWDALRLWIK
- the rpsL gene encoding 30S ribosomal protein S12 — encoded protein: MPTINQLIRQGRAVETVKSKSPAMENSPQRRGVCTRVYTTTPKKPNSALRKVAKVRLTNGFEVISYIGGEGHNLQEHSVVLVRGGRVKDLPGVRYHIVRGSLDLQGVKDRKQSRSKYGAKRPKAK
- the rpsG gene encoding 30S ribosomal protein S7, with translation MPRRREVPKREILPDPKFGNVELSKFMNVIMEGGKKAVAERIIYGALEQIEKKNPGKDPVEAFTLAINNVKPLVEVKSRRVGGANYQVPVEVRPVRRLALSMRWIKEAARKRGEKSMALRLANELMEATEGRGGAMKKRDEVHRMAEANKAFSHFRF
- the fusA gene encoding elongation factor G; its protein translation is MARHTPIERYRNIGISAHIDAGKTTTTERILFYTGVNHKIGEVHDGAATMDWMEQEQERGITITSAATTCFWKGMEANFAEHRINIIDTPGHVDFTIEVERSMRVLDGACMVYCAVGGVQPQSETVWRQANKYKVPRLAFVNKMDRTGANFFKVVDQMKLRLKANPVPIVIPIGAEENFTGVIDLRKMKAIIWDEASQGMKFTFEEIPADLLAQAKEWREKMVESAAEATEELMNKYLEEGDLSEEEITFGLRTRAIACEIQPMLCGTAFKNKGVQRMLDAVIELMPSPLDVPPVPGFDEDEKEVTRKADDKEKFSALAFKLMTDPFVGQLTFVRVYSGVLTKGDTVYNPIRGKKERIGRIVQMHANKREEVSEIVAGDIAACIGLKDVTTGETLCDPSAIIMLERMVFPEPVITQAVEPKTKADQEKMGIALQRLAQEDPSFRVKTDEESGQTLIGGMGELHLEIIVDRMKREFGVEANVGKPQVAYRETIRKTIEDAEGKFVRQSGGKGQYGHVVLKIEPNEAGKGIEFVDAIKGGVVPREYIPAVEKGIHEAVTQGVLAGYPVVDVKVTLHFGSYHDVDSNELAFKMAAIFGFKEGCRKAGPVILEPMMSVEVETPEDYAGNVMGDLSSRRGMVQGMDDMVGGGKAIKAEVPLSEMFGYSTTLRSMSQGRATYTMEFKHYTEAPRNVSEAIMAARAK
- the tuf gene encoding elongation factor Tu — protein: MGKEKFTRTKPHVNVGTIGHVDHGKTTLTAAITTVLAAKFGGSAKAYDQIDAAPEEKARGITINTAHVEYETANRHYAHVDCPGHADYVKNMITGAAQMDGAILVCSAADGPMPQTREHILLARQVGVPYIIVYLNKCDMVDDAELLELVEMEVRELLDKYDFPGDDTPIIHGSAKLAMEGDKGELGEGSIMKLADALDSYIPLPERAVDGAFLMPVEDVFSISGRGTVVTGRVERGIIKVGEEIEIVGIHDTQKTTCTGVEMFRKLLDQGQAGDNVGILLRGTKREDVQRGQVLCKPGSIKPHTHFTGEIYVLSKDEGGRHTPFFNNYRPQFYFRTTDVTGAIELPEGKEMVMPGDNVSITVKLIAPIAMEEGLRFAIREGGRTVGAGVVAKVIA
- the rpsJ gene encoding 30S ribosomal protein S10, whose protein sequence is MATKQKIRIRLKAFDYKLIDQSAAEIVDTAKRTGAIVKGPVPLPTRMKRFDILRSPHVNKTSRDQFEIRTHQRLMDIVDPTDKTVDALMKLDLPAGVDVEIKLQ